Below is a genomic region from Onychostoma macrolepis isolate SWU-2019 chromosome 15, ASM1243209v1, whole genome shotgun sequence.
AGATGGAAAGTTTTTCACTTATAAAAAGAATAGGAAATGAAACctcttatttatttgaaaacagaaCTTCACATCAATCTGTGCCAGCTGGTGTAGAATTGAGGAACATGATAGCATGTGAGCTAACTGCTGTTAAACTCATTTCACAAGCATTCTAGTGACCAGTATACAATGGTAACGGCCTTATAATTGCATACAAGATTGCATATAATTATTGCATATAATTGAACATAACAGCAAGTCTTTACCAATCTAAAGCGTGTTGCAGATTGCATCCCAAGGGGTATTGGTTAAACACTGTGTTTTTCCCCACACCCAAGCTAACCAATACCACATAACATGAATATACAttcaaggaatagttcacccaaaaactacATTCTTACATTcttggagttgtgtggattacttgtgaattattgtgatgtttttatcagctgttaggTCTCTCATTCtcatggcacccattcactgcagaggatccattggtaatgttagtaatgttaaatttctccacatctgttctgatgaatacacaaactcatctacatcatggatggcctgagagaGTTCccctaattttcatttttgggtaagcTATGTTTTAATGCAATATTAATGGAGTTATTATTGTGCTATTTTAGTCATTAACATCATATCTACAATACATTTTACTATTGTAatacgtatatatttttttatttgattatttggaATGACATTTAAACTCAATAGCACTATACATATTGTTATTGCTCTTTTGTCGGtcttgattgcttctattgtcctcatttgtaaatcgcttttgtctgctaaatgactaaatataaatacattttgtctttttaaatacattctttatatattaaaactttGAAAATATTAGATTCACACAGTATGTTTTTCTCAGTTGCAAGACCTTTTCCTTTTTGGCTCTGAACATTTTCTGTACATATCAGATCTACAAAAGTCAACAAAATTTAGTTTGCCTCTTTGGTCTTTCTCTGTATGTGTCATTTCTAGTAGGACGACGTGTTCTTATCTTCACATGTTAGCGTAGACTGCTTCATCTTCCAAGGCGCGGTCAGATGAGAATGGTCTCACATCACActaattaaaaaagcaaaatatgttAAAGACATCTCAAAGTAGATTTTGTCGATTAAACaatcttttttaaattgtaaatgttaagGCACATAGGCACATGCAGTGTTGTTTATAGTCATAGTTTTGCACAGGTTTTAACAGCTAGCTGATGTGCAAAGTTGCAAGGTAGCACTTTTTTCCCTGTCCTGTTCCGCATGTACATACTATGaattatatgtaattacaataactGGGTAATAACTAAatactaaccctgaacctatccctaaacctaacccattttttttttctttttctaggcttgattgtgtttatggggagcagtctaacatgtgttaatgctttgtttgaaaaatacaaaaaaacattatttttcacataatttacacttATTCTATACCACTCTGTCCCTTCTCCGCTGTATGTTCTGAtgatttcctggttttatgaagcccctccctcagaaatatgcAATGGActggtccagtgtgttgtaataggctaaaccgcctctagtgcACGTGCAGAAACGTCACGTCCCTCACCTCAGTGGCATGTGATCCGGTTgaattgtaaacaatggcgttgtcaatattgcttatcaatttgagcccgattgagacctAGAGAATATTAGTAAAGAGGATCATACAGAATATGTGCAAGCATGGCTCTTACAGGACGtttcatacttttagatacactgttatttgtaaatgctactgtttatgtaagcttttaatatacggttttatcctgattaaatcTATAATACAGCAGAATACATGACTGCATTGTAGCATTTTTGTACAACTATTTCTTCatcattatctttatagttatcattcttggtgtgaacgggccttaagaAGTGTTTGCCAGCATTGCTTGCTACCACGGCAACCGCGTGCGCATCCATGTTTAACGCTACTCGTAGCTATGTGaaaaatatctgtctgtctataaagtgtataattggaacGCAGTTCTTTGGAGCTGTGATGAGCTGATGATttgaatgagagagaaagagagagagagagagatgcagagcagagcGTGTGAACAGGATTAAGAACCGCTGcgttagaacattgattttgaaacttgtgaatccattagaatcgtttgaagacagaatcgcgattcatatatgaatagattttttcaTGCACACCTAGTTTTGACAGCATGACAACAGCtattcctcttctctaaagcagcgcaacatggcctcgccccctttgttGCATGTTCCCGTGAGCGGGGTTTATGTAAATTTCAGGGTTTGTGATGTCACCAACCCAGGAAGtagctcgttgtagtccctacgagcCATTTTTGTAGGCGTTAAActgccataattttaaaagacaatatctccgtttgcattaaACTTTCAGtgttgtaactttgtagatattgtttatgctcaaacagcaacattacacactaactaaagttaaaaaagttaaatcacaatcaaccacccctttaaataaagtgcaaccaggTTCCatcaagtaattattattattattttttttacatacctAACACAAACAACACATTAAGCTCACACCGAAAATCAATACCTCCAAGAACTTGTCAATAAATGTCTAAAGAACTGCTGCGCTGCTCATAAATAGACTTTATTACTGCATTACTAATAGTTGTGAAAGAGTAAAAGGTTTGCACTGATGCAAAGTCGTACTCACCCCCCAGTTGTCATAAACACGACCTTTCGGGCAATTTGTGTAAATATCCCCATCACTGCCTTTCTCTTCTTTACTGCTTTTCATAAATTGATAGATACAAATCATTAGTAAAAGTTCTGATATATAGTTATGTaacaaacattatattatacactacagtcaaaagtttggaattaaGATGTCCTGTTTTATATTATGAGccttttctgctcaccaaagcaaaacaatacagtaaagacagtaatattttaaaaaattagtacaatttaaggtaaatgttttctgttttaatattttttaaaatgtgatttatttctgtgatgcaaatctgcattttcagcatcattactacagtcttAGTGTGACACGATCTTTCAAAAATCAATTTGATATGCTCATTCGCTGCtccagaaacatttcttattattatcaatgttgaaaatagttatGCTACTTTTTGTAGAAACgttatacatttttcttcaggattcttttatgaatagacagtttaaaataataacatttatttgaaatcttttgtaacatttggaATATCTTTGGAATAAGTCATGTCTAAATTTAGTGTATccgtgctgaaaaaaaaaaaaaaaaaagtattaatttcttaaaaaaaggttgttaccccaaacttttgaatgttttttttaattattattaataattaaataaaataataaaaacattctaAATTCTAATTCTAAAATTTTGACTTGTAGTGTATATAAgtttatactttatatatactTTTCTAAATCAGACTTGTTTTGGGTTGTCTTCATTTCATTCTGCTCATTCTTCATTACACGTAGTTGTGCAGCTCTGTTCCCACTGAAAAAAAGAGGGATTTTAAAGTTGCCAGGAAACAAAGGAGTAACAAGACAGATGGAATAACAAGACCCACTGATTGAGTGAGTCAGTGAATGAGGGATGAGAGATCCTTACCAGCGTCTGATCACAACATACACTAAAATGCAGGCTAAAACAACTACAACAGCTGATGCAACAGCAATGTATGTTATTATGCCTGtgaaaagaaacaaatatttaaattaattatatgcgataattattgtgattattattatgaaataaaacaatgatagagtgtttttaaagatgaagTCTCACCATTTTGAGGAGCTTCCAAAGTTATGGAGGAGTTTCCCAGACTGTTATTGGCAAAGCACTGGATAGTCTCCGGGAAACCCAGCCAACCCTGTAAGGTGAATATGGTAAGAGACTCATTTTGTTTAATGCTGGTGCTGGAGAAGGCTTCTGAGGAATCTGGACCAAACCACTTGACTTCGCTGGGAGGGTTGGAGTCCACAATACAGACACACACCGTCAAATTCTTAGACTGGCAAGAAGATTCACTTTTAATCTCAGGAGgatctagatagatagacagatagatagatttttatctattttttatcaattttctTCACAGGAAGATTGCTGTTACTGGAGCTGGACAAGTTCCACAGAGTCATTCTCCTTCACTGAGGCTCTAGTGAGCATGTTGACATTATATGGAGAATCTGAGTGAGACAAAATTTTGataaaatgctatttatatCAATGGTCTGATCAGTCTAACTCTCTGTCCATTTCAAATTCAGTCCATTTAATAGATGCTTTAGTTCAAACcaacttaaagctgcagtctgtaaattttgcctctttgtcgccatctctgtttgaaaacctggaattgcagctgctTGCAGAATTATCTTCATTGTGTGGGATTTGCTCTGGCAAGGCTCCAGtgtggatgaatctaatgttttgaggtgaatgtgtggcagtctGTCACGCACcagtgtggatgtttactgtacttcgcaatcacagattctagcctacgtcttggaatatatgacccaaatgaGAATTTTCAGcgtatattgtcatctgaacaagtacgtaacaagtctgccacgttttgttctgaccaactgaggaaaaaagcattacaataaatcgcgctaccaatggtgattaaatctaaggattggttagctcatatcacatcaaaccttgcaaattatcattattgttatactttattctcaaattattaatgttaacaacatattgtataatcccaggctatctgtaatgagaagcacatttaaaactggaatataacttaatttaattcacatgtgtttcataaacacataatcctttttGGATTACAATCCAtcatcaaaattatacatttaattattctagctgctgtgagaaaaggctataaacgatctgccacctgcaggatcctcacatgttatagcctactagccgggacaacttctttatgtttacagacgtgacgttatgacgcagtgccatgctcgaaatTCCCGTGAAatcctacccgtaccactcaaattagaaaatgttattataaccgttgtgaatcggacTAAAGTAAGGCAATAGTTTTGAATACTGGCTgattatgtacttgctcaaatattgatttcggatcatttttatccaaaaaaagttacggacttcagctttaaaggggtggtttactgcgatttcacttttttcattttaaatagtgtgtaatgttgctgttggtgcatgaacagtatctgcaaagttgctgcgctgaaagttcaaggtaagcggagatatcgtcttttaaaaatcaggaagtttaatgcctacaaaaactcatacgggactacaacgagatacttcccgggttgcatacgaaATAAacccatcaacccctccctccggaacatgcaaaaaagggggcaaggccatgttctgcggctatattttgtgtgtataagacaaacgtgtacaaacttcaaaaaatgatatgtaatcacaacagcaaacttccattcagaaacgtttgtaagagccatgcttgcggaagttctgcttgactctcttcattaccgctttcttggtctgattctggctcaaactgacaccgcaatattgacaccattatttacatttgaccgcagcacatgcaactgtcgcccgtgaaggtgatgggcgtgaagtttccggacaacgtgcagtacgcagtttagccaatcacaacacaccggcccgactaaccaatctgagcccattgcctgtttctgagggagtggtttcagagaatcaggaagtcaaccggtcgttcaaatgacagaggagaaagcggcttacaataaaggtgaaatatctgaaaaataaggcgttttttaacaaacgaaacacgaagacatgttatattgcaccccataaacacaatcaagcaaagaaaaaaagcagtaaaccacccctttaaattagTATTCTAAGACGGTGGTTTTCAACTAGAGGGCCTCTGCAAACTCTCAGTTTGTCTCAGATTAtcaaaatgaatacattattatCAATATAATAGCTATATTACGACagtcttattaaaaaaaaaaaaaaaaatgaaattaa
It encodes:
- the LOC131554084 gene encoding sialic acid-binding Ig-like lectin 13 isoform X6, producing MSHSSHKGTTAYFQSSMKLVSPANAGEWSAKMPESVVGLSGSCVLIPCTFSYPANGKTYTEFAGICSLSSSDAGSFMFRIEIKHLNKFSYKKNEVSITVKETPENPTVSVEEEVTSGKPVTATCAVSHSCPSDLPRVTWSHAGTHSSPSQPQNHGQWKLTSYSLTFTPSREDHNKHLSCSAEFKGKTVTGYKTLKVKYPPEIKSESSCQSKNLTVCVCIVDSNPPSEVKWFGPDSSEAFSSTSIKQNESLTIFTLQGWLGFPETIQCFANNSLGNSSITLEAPQNGIITYIAVASAVVVVLACILVYVVIRRCGNRAAQLRVMKNEQNEMKTTQNKSDLENSKEEKGSDGDIYTNCPKGRVYDNWGVSIGLKLISNIDNAIVYNSTGSHATECDVRPFSSDRALEDEAVYANM